Proteins from one Gimesia maris genomic window:
- a CDS encoding inverse autotransporter beta-barrel domain-containing protein produces MHTRSLRRLLILLLLTGMGSLFSSFSYAQDPVPEYQPEWFQEEDYLYRAYFDFTGQAGGVNDNGQGLLFIPLAQDEESLFFADLRGNIFDDSSAEGNFGLAYRRMVNDQWIAGMYGFYDVRRSQYSNIFRQGSFGFELLSIEWDFRVNGYVPSQKQQRVDSLNTAYLSGNNIVMRAGEERAYWGTDFEVGRLLKSFPESNLDAELRGYVGGYYFDNSAPGFKEMTGPRARVEYRMFDLPWLGNGSRVVLAGQYQYDEVRGSQGTGLLTVRIPLPGNGDSQKLSRFQRRMVNPIVRDLDIVLNQVRGPEECAKLQLTGQDLKDLTFIDADTVNAETVFNAAGTDSVVLFDGSKGTINTSTGFVFNEGQLALAGGNSVNVVGCDSGAVASFSYGAQPTVNGSLTSIDVFTMADRSSIVGMNITGGENGIYGNNLSGFTINRNTISGADEDGVHLDGDINGTITDNLFTGNGVTGYNDGLEVQNFTGGTISGNVSRNNGYGYYIENEISGGTISNNIAENNLYDGFYITKMSGGSITGNTSKNNGDDGFYFDDVMTGGVFSDNIASNNDEFGFNFDGVNGGTISGNQALDNAYAGFAFYDDINGGTISGNIAKRNDDGFYFDDDITGGTITGNIASNNRYDGFYFRDEISGGTFSNNSAVGNGDEGFDFDDFSGGTISNNIATGNGVNGIAFFGEVSGGTFSGNTATGNQDNGIKFGDTVSGGTISNNLASGNVDDGFDFEDITGGFITGNTATGNQDVGFDFDDIVSGGTISNNIATGNQGYGFDFIAPIQGGTISNNTASSDSKSGYFVNIFGGGNTASFTNNSAIDNALKGYDVRTGAPQSGVGTNTGSGNASDNNY; encoded by the coding sequence ATGCACACCCGCTCATTGAGACGTTTGCTGATTCTGTTACTGCTGACAGGAATGGGATCGTTGTTCTCGTCATTTTCTTACGCCCAGGATCCGGTCCCCGAATATCAGCCGGAATGGTTTCAGGAAGAGGACTATCTGTACCGTGCCTACTTTGATTTCACCGGCCAGGCTGGTGGCGTGAATGATAACGGGCAGGGTCTGCTGTTTATTCCCCTGGCGCAGGATGAAGAAAGCCTGTTCTTCGCGGACCTGCGGGGGAATATCTTTGATGATTCCTCCGCCGAAGGAAACTTCGGTCTGGCCTATCGCCGCATGGTAAACGACCAGTGGATTGCCGGCATGTATGGCTTTTACGATGTCCGTCGCAGTCAGTACAGCAATATCTTTCGACAGGGTAGCTTTGGTTTCGAACTGCTCAGCATTGAGTGGGATTTTCGGGTGAATGGCTATGTTCCCTCTCAGAAACAGCAACGCGTGGACTCGTTGAATACCGCCTATCTGAGCGGTAATAATATCGTCATGCGGGCCGGTGAAGAACGTGCATACTGGGGAACCGATTTTGAAGTCGGGCGGCTCTTGAAATCGTTTCCGGAATCGAATCTGGATGCAGAACTGCGAGGTTACGTAGGCGGATATTACTTTGATAATTCCGCCCCCGGCTTCAAAGAGATGACAGGTCCACGGGCCCGGGTCGAGTACCGGATGTTTGATCTTCCCTGGCTGGGGAATGGTTCCCGTGTAGTGCTGGCCGGTCAGTATCAGTACGACGAAGTACGGGGCTCCCAGGGGACCGGCCTGTTGACCGTGCGAATTCCACTGCCGGGGAATGGTGACAGTCAGAAGCTGAGTCGCTTCCAGCGTCGGATGGTGAATCCGATTGTCCGTGATCTCGATATCGTCTTGAACCAGGTCCGGGGACCGGAAGAGTGTGCGAAGCTGCAACTGACAGGTCAGGATCTGAAAGACCTCACCTTTATCGATGCGGATACGGTGAATGCGGAAACTGTCTTTAATGCCGCGGGAACAGACAGTGTCGTGCTGTTTGACGGTTCCAAAGGAACGATCAATACCAGCACCGGTTTTGTCTTTAATGAGGGGCAACTCGCGTTGGCTGGTGGCAATAGTGTGAATGTGGTCGGATGTGATTCGGGCGCTGTCGCCAGCTTCAGCTATGGCGCGCAACCGACCGTGAATGGTTCGCTGACTTCAATTGATGTCTTCACGATGGCAGATCGTTCCAGCATCGTGGGCATGAATATCACGGGCGGGGAAAATGGAATCTATGGAAATAATCTGAGTGGCTTCACAATCAACCGCAATACTATCAGCGGTGCAGATGAAGATGGCGTGCACCTGGATGGTGATATCAATGGTACGATCACAGATAACTTATTCACCGGAAACGGCGTAACAGGATATAACGACGGGCTGGAGGTGCAGAACTTCACCGGTGGAACCATTTCAGGCAACGTCTCTAGAAATAATGGATATGGTTACTACATTGAAAACGAAATCAGCGGGGGGACGATCAGTAATAATATCGCTGAGAATAACTTATACGATGGTTTCTATATCACAAAAATGAGCGGTGGTTCGATCACGGGTAATACTTCGAAAAATAACGGAGACGATGGATTCTACTTCGACGATGTGATGACGGGGGGCGTTTTTTCAGATAACATCGCCAGTAATAATGACGAATTTGGTTTTAATTTTGACGGTGTCAATGGCGGAACAATCAGTGGTAACCAGGCGCTGGATAATGCCTATGCCGGCTTCGCATTCTATGATGATATCAATGGGGGAACGATCTCAGGAAATATCGCCAAACGAAACGACGATGGATTCTACTTTGATGATGACATCACTGGCGGAACGATTACCGGTAACATAGCCAGCAATAACCGGTATGACGGATTTTATTTCCGTGATGAAATCAGTGGTGGAACCTTTTCAAATAACTCCGCAGTTGGAAACGGGGATGAAGGATTTGATTTTGATGACTTCAGTGGGGGAACCATCAGCAATAATATCGCGACCGGAAATGGTGTGAACGGGATCGCCTTCTTTGGAGAGGTCAGCGGCGGGACGTTTAGTGGAAACACTGCCACTGGCAATCAGGATAACGGAATCAAATTTGGTGATACTGTTTCGGGCGGAACTATTTCGAATAACCTGGCCAGTGGTAACGTTGACGACGGCTTTGACTTTGAAGATATTACGGGTGGGTTCATTACCGGTAACACGGCGACCGGAAATCAGGATGTCGGCTTTGATTTTGACGATATCGTCAGTGGTGGTACGATCAGCAATAATATCGCTACTGGAAACCAAGGCTATGGCTTCGACTTTATTGCCCCGATCCAGGGGGGAACCATCAGTAACAATACCGCCAGCAGCGATTCGAAATCTGGTTATTTCGTGAACATCTTTGGTGGAGGTAACACCGCTTCCTTCACGAACAACTCGGCGATCGATAATGCGTTGAAGGGCTATGACGTCCGGACAGGGGCCCCGCAGAGCGGTGTGGGAACCAATACCGGTTCTGGAAACGCTTCTGACAACAACTACTGA
- a CDS encoding DUF805 domain-containing protein — MNWYLAVIKKYAEFSGRARRKEYWMFVIVNFFMVCLIGILSWFVGKTGGIISVSLSTLYGLFIIIPGWAVTVRRLHDTNRSGWWILISLVPVVGAIILFIFMILDSDPNANAYGENPKLAPEPQ; from the coding sequence ATGAACTGGTATCTGGCGGTCATTAAGAAATACGCTGAATTTTCCGGTCGCGCTCGCAGAAAAGAATACTGGATGTTCGTGATCGTCAACTTTTTCATGGTATGTCTTATCGGCATTCTGAGTTGGTTTGTGGGTAAAACTGGCGGGATTATTTCTGTATCGCTCTCTACTCTGTATGGTTTGTTTATCATTATTCCAGGTTGGGCAGTCACGGTACGACGACTGCATGATACGAACCGCTCTGGCTGGTGGATCCTGATCAGCCTGGTTCCGGTTGTTGGGGCAATCATCCTGTTTATCTTCATGATTCTGGACAGCGATCCCAACGCAAACGCATATGGAGAAAACCCCAAGCTGGCACCAGAGCCGCAATAA
- a CDS encoding TetR/AcrR family transcriptional regulator, with protein sequence MSKTQRPSSARKRIVETAEKLFYSEGIRAVGIDRVIAEAGVAKMTLYNHFKSKDDLVVEVLKYREEQFDLYLRQRMLEHQSQGLNPLKAFFAALKDWFECADYRGCSFLNALAELADSNPTATDFCSDHKQRFKEQLTEIIIETAGPQAASVAPAISVLVEGAIVTAVSEGNADAAGIAEEAAEILISQTQ encoded by the coding sequence ATGAGCAAAACACAACGCCCCTCCAGTGCCCGAAAACGCATCGTCGAGACAGCTGAGAAGCTGTTTTATTCGGAAGGCATCCGCGCCGTCGGCATTGATCGTGTGATCGCCGAAGCCGGGGTGGCAAAAATGACCTTATATAACCATTTTAAGTCCAAAGATGATCTGGTGGTCGAAGTCCTCAAATATCGGGAGGAACAGTTCGACCTGTATCTCAGACAACGCATGCTGGAACACCAGTCGCAGGGACTGAATCCTTTAAAAGCGTTTTTTGCTGCATTAAAGGACTGGTTTGAGTGTGCTGACTACCGGGGCTGTTCGTTCCTCAACGCTCTGGCGGAACTGGCGGACTCCAACCCGACCGCAACAGATTTTTGTTCAGACCATAAACAACGTTTTAAGGAGCAGCTCACCGAAATCATCATCGAAACTGCTGGACCTCAGGCCGCATCCGTTGCTCCGGCAATCAGTGTCCTGGTCGAAGGTGCCATCGTCACCGCCGTCAGTGAAGGCAATGCCGATGCTGCCGGGATCGCTGAAGAAGCAGCTGAGATCCTGATTTCACAAACACAATAA
- a CDS encoding PcfJ domain-containing protein translates to MISQNRKHYAARRVDELVTQYARSSGKVRNQYWRLIEVICRRTNLLSPRFAIQKAVCPIDHEQIIKACYRIAMYRRNWIKHPETWQVATQNPFLQMQSLVKHLFDRYPVPDYLAKAWWSTESDYLWGITLYRFLAQGKSIRQFHYLKNLHLTKRMAGFFMHAPVDLSPQAALRWSQILGMQGDERLARVLIQRSRLDELVTDEPFWETVIRFLIQNQPISADEIVQIVEFIFQQRFEPAEKIWGKGAGSCPVQPDFSLKGRSLMSLRRHMVHWRSDLIEKGMMPPPEVDPLDFPWRRSAIGEFRCELEGQIWSIEEVLTPRQLQIESKIMNHCVETYLNECVRRKTTIWSMKVKAGQRRRRQLTIEVLPQKKVIFEARGKNNCEPNPTVRQVLNRWALQECLTFSKSV, encoded by the coding sequence ATGATATCTCAAAACCGAAAACATTACGCTGCCCGCAGGGTAGATGAACTGGTCACGCAATATGCCCGCTCCTCAGGGAAGGTGCGAAATCAGTACTGGCGTCTGATCGAAGTTATTTGCAGACGAACCAACCTGCTCTCCCCACGCTTTGCTATCCAAAAGGCAGTCTGTCCCATCGATCACGAACAGATTATTAAAGCCTGTTACAGGATAGCGATGTATCGTCGTAACTGGATCAAACATCCAGAAACATGGCAGGTGGCCACGCAGAATCCGTTCCTGCAGATGCAATCTCTGGTTAAACACCTGTTTGATCGTTACCCTGTTCCGGATTACCTGGCGAAAGCATGGTGGTCAACTGAGAGCGATTACCTTTGGGGGATCACTCTTTACAGGTTTCTGGCGCAAGGCAAAAGCATTCGTCAGTTTCATTATCTGAAGAATCTGCATTTGACAAAACGAATGGCGGGATTCTTTATGCACGCCCCGGTTGACCTGTCACCGCAGGCGGCGCTACGGTGGTCTCAGATTCTGGGCATGCAAGGGGACGAGCGACTGGCACGCGTTCTGATCCAGCGGTCTCGCTTAGATGAACTTGTGACTGATGAGCCTTTCTGGGAAACCGTCATTCGATTTCTGATCCAGAATCAACCGATTTCTGCGGATGAGATAGTGCAGATCGTCGAATTTATTTTTCAACAACGCTTTGAACCCGCTGAAAAAATCTGGGGAAAAGGAGCCGGTTCTTGTCCGGTACAACCTGATTTTTCTTTGAAAGGTCGTTCGCTGATGTCGCTTCGGAGGCATATGGTTCACTGGAGATCAGATCTGATTGAAAAAGGAATGATGCCGCCGCCGGAAGTCGACCCACTCGATTTCCCCTGGCGGAGGAGTGCGATTGGTGAATTCAGGTGCGAACTCGAAGGGCAGATCTGGAGTATTGAGGAAGTCCTCACGCCGCGACAATTACAGATTGAAAGCAAGATCATGAATCATTGTGTGGAGACATATCTGAATGAATGTGTCCGCCGGAAAACCACCATCTGGTCGATGAAAGTCAAAGCCGGTCAGCGACGGCGGCGTCAGCTGACGATTGAAGTCCTGCCTCAGAAGAAAGTGATATTCGAGGCGCGGGGAAAAAATAACTGTGAGCCCAATCCGACGGTCCGACAGGTTTTAAACCGCTGGGCGCTCCAGGAGTGTTTGACGTTCAGTAAATCGGTCTGA
- a CDS encoding SET domain-containing protein encodes MIHPKTELKFISNEIGYGVVATEFIPAGSITWVLDKLDREFSSLEFQSMEDIYQNILDTYSFRNNQGNLVLCWDNGRYVNHSFNSNCLTTAYDFEIAIRDIHPGEQLTDDYGYLNIPTPFRGIDEGTRRKIVYPNDLIKYYKIWDKKLLKVFNRIPHLPQPLQELLTEEMWNEIVAVSKGHQEMKSILNNYYNDENRVDERKPKKEKNTAV; translated from the coding sequence ATGATACACCCCAAAACCGAGCTGAAATTTATCAGCAACGAAATCGGCTACGGCGTCGTCGCCACCGAATTCATCCCTGCCGGATCCATCACCTGGGTCCTGGATAAACTGGACCGCGAGTTCAGTTCTCTCGAATTCCAGTCAATGGAAGACATCTACCAGAACATTCTGGACACCTACTCTTTTCGCAACAACCAGGGAAATCTGGTCCTCTGCTGGGATAACGGCCGCTACGTCAACCACAGCTTCAACTCCAACTGCCTGACCACAGCCTACGACTTTGAAATTGCCATCCGGGACATTCACCCCGGAGAACAGCTGACCGACGATTACGGCTACCTGAATATCCCCACCCCTTTTCGCGGCATCGACGAAGGCACGCGACGCAAAATCGTATATCCCAACGATTTGATCAAATACTACAAAATCTGGGACAAGAAACTGCTCAAGGTCTTCAACCGCATTCCTCACCTTCCCCAGCCACTGCAGGAACTGCTCACCGAGGAGATGTGGAATGAAATCGTAGCCGTCTCCAAAGGGCACCAGGAGATGAAATCGATTTTGAACAACTATTACAACGACGAAAACAGAGTCGATGAGCGGAAACCTAAGAAGGAAAAGAACACCGCCGTTTAG
- a CDS encoding SMI1/KNR4 family protein, producing MTTEKLNLPDNYLLWLDSLEAEAYAEFEEREWEIASREELQELLEIDDFEVAYIDQANLYVKLIQDITGDSHTMDDEGNRIPFSLIGTWLTIGYDNEDLLCVDPADNFAVWGFYPNEGGDVEKLANNLDDFLEGLELLE from the coding sequence ATGACTACTGAGAAACTGAATTTACCGGACAACTACCTGCTCTGGCTGGACAGTCTCGAAGCAGAAGCCTATGCCGAATTCGAAGAACGGGAGTGGGAAATTGCCAGCCGTGAAGAGCTTCAGGAACTGCTGGAGATCGACGACTTTGAGGTCGCGTATATCGATCAGGCCAATCTCTATGTGAAACTGATTCAGGATATCACCGGCGATTCACACACTATGGACGACGAGGGAAATCGAATCCCCTTCTCCCTGATCGGGACCTGGCTGACCATCGGCTACGATAACGAAGATCTGCTGTGTGTCGACCCGGCTGATAATTTTGCCGTCTGGGGCTTCTACCCCAACGAGGGTGGCGACGTCGAAAAACTCGCAAACAACCTGGATGACTTTCTGGAAGGCTTAGAACTGCTGGAGTAA
- a CDS encoding DUF7638 domain-containing protein: MTTSALLRPAARRDWEKRGIAIPGLIRNGNFYFTELKAFANGLFDAWGGLDLDFLDRKFQSGWISPRIPDGANFSAHSLIHGKVISGSWSHDSNSLHQRLVNDLQSLNPGQQDLIDFEGEDVEIKEGVRYAKYGWIRTTPQRKHQSEKCPLGETRYAFIRQKGQVYLVPLCIYADGLIDVHPIFGEEKLVDLHELQRMLESNELCYAVDDHTSIEIDSLGRFEVSGVHPCVYSSEDFMSEIEDSILKLNGVPGSIHHCLLVHQEYQKNQTPENKERLKQAYEAIPEHKRMYAGDMDSKDGPIRRIIYGDQDSDYDF, translated from the coding sequence ATGACAACTTCCGCTCTTCTTCGCCCTGCTGCCCGACGCGACTGGGAGAAGCGGGGAATCGCCATTCCCGGGCTGATTAGAAATGGCAATTTTTATTTCACGGAACTCAAAGCATTTGCCAATGGTCTGTTTGATGCCTGGGGTGGACTGGACCTGGACTTTCTGGATCGTAAATTCCAAAGCGGCTGGATCTCGCCCAGAATTCCAGATGGCGCCAACTTTAGTGCACACAGCCTTATTCATGGAAAGGTCATTTCTGGAAGCTGGTCACACGACTCCAATTCACTACACCAGAGATTAGTCAATGATTTACAGAGCCTGAATCCGGGGCAACAGGATCTGATTGATTTTGAAGGTGAAGATGTCGAGATAAAAGAGGGAGTCAGATACGCCAAATATGGTTGGATCAGAACGACTCCGCAAAGAAAGCATCAATCCGAAAAATGCCCTTTGGGAGAAACCAGATATGCCTTCATCAGACAAAAGGGCCAGGTTTATCTGGTTCCTCTGTGCATCTATGCGGATGGTTTGATTGACGTTCATCCCATATTTGGTGAGGAGAAACTGGTCGATCTCCATGAACTCCAGAGGATGTTGGAATCAAATGAACTCTGCTATGCGGTTGACGATCACACTTCCATTGAAATCGATTCTTTGGGTCGATTCGAAGTCTCTGGAGTCCATCCCTGTGTCTACTCATCAGAAGACTTTATGTCAGAAATTGAGGACTCAATACTGAAACTGAACGGCGTTCCTGGTTCAATTCATCATTGTCTCTTAGTTCATCAGGAATACCAGAAAAATCAAACCCCCGAAAATAAAGAACGTTTAAAACAGGCTTATGAAGCCATTCCCGAACACAAACGGATGTATGCCGGTGATATGGATTCCAAAGATGGACCGATTCGCAGAATTATCTATGGAGACCAGGATTCCGATTACGATTTTTAG
- a CDS encoding pyridoxamine 5'-phosphate oxidase family protein — protein MPAFPSDIAFTESVKAVQTQKGSRTQYARMEQGAGWQTKVTEELKVFLSELDMFYLGTASQSGQPYIQYRGGSPGFLKVLDERTLGFADFAGNQQFITLGNLAENSQAFLFLIDYVHRRRVKIWGTARIVEDDPELLVQLHEPTYPARVERAILFAVTAWDINCPQHIHPRLPQADVLKLVQQLQAENEQLKKEQARLHLKMKSGP, from the coding sequence ATGCCCGCTTTCCCCAGCGATATCGCCTTCACAGAGTCCGTAAAAGCGGTTCAGACACAAAAAGGTTCACGCACGCAGTACGCCCGGATGGAACAGGGGGCTGGCTGGCAGACCAAAGTGACGGAAGAACTAAAAGTTTTTCTGTCGGAACTCGACATGTTTTACCTGGGAACTGCCAGTCAGTCCGGCCAACCTTATATCCAATATCGCGGAGGTAGCCCCGGCTTTCTGAAAGTCCTCGATGAAAGGACGTTGGGTTTTGCTGACTTTGCCGGCAACCAGCAGTTCATCACTCTGGGTAACCTCGCCGAAAATTCCCAGGCGTTTCTGTTTCTGATTGATTACGTCCACCGTCGTCGCGTGAAGATCTGGGGGACCGCCCGTATTGTCGAAGACGATCCGGAACTGCTCGTACAATTACACGAACCAACTTATCCGGCTCGGGTCGAGCGTGCCATCCTGTTTGCTGTTACCGCCTGGGACATCAACTGTCCTCAGCATATCCACCCCCGTCTGCCGCAAGCGGACGTCCTGAAACTCGTTCAACAGTTGCAGGCAGAAAACGAGCAACTCAAAAAAGAACAGGCCCGACTTCATTTGAAAATGAAATCTGGCCCGTAA
- a CDS encoding 50S ribosome-binding protein YggL, which produces MRKRLRKKKHLGEFIDWDVAITVNLVPGSDYETFLDDWIEQAIEGNHCSFGGGGMNETIEGIIQLGTAAKQPEKRLERITDWLKDRPDVLHFQFSPLFDGWNGPFLDSDGQENNF; this is translated from the coding sequence ATGCGAAAACGTCTCCGCAAAAAGAAACATCTGGGTGAGTTCATTGACTGGGATGTCGCCATCACCGTGAACCTGGTACCCGGTTCGGACTATGAAACGTTTCTGGACGACTGGATCGAACAGGCTATCGAAGGCAATCATTGTTCGTTCGGTGGCGGGGGCATGAATGAGACAATAGAGGGGATCATTCAACTCGGAACCGCAGCAAAGCAGCCCGAAAAACGTTTAGAACGCATTACCGACTGGCTTAAAGATCGCCCTGATGTCTTACACTTTCAGTTTAGCCCTCTCTTTGATGGCTGGAATGGTCCATTCCTGGATTCTGATGGCCAGGAAAATAATTTTTAA
- a CDS encoding alpha/beta fold hydrolase, with protein MSVRNQIRFILILTVSSISFLFHARAAEPDSYPVKYQTVQIEGLDIFYREAGPADAPTLLLLHGFPTSSHMFRNLIPALSDKYHVIAPDYPGFGYSSAPPVDKFDYTFDNLARIMEKFTRQLQLNKYSLYLMDYGAPIGFRLAVQHPERIETLIIQNGNAYEEGLDNPFWEPVKVYWKERTSTHGNQLRSLLTLDATKWQYTTGVRDVKAISPDTWGHVQPLLDRPGNQEIQLALFYSYGSNPPLYPQWQEYLRKYQPPTLIVWGKNDQIFPAAGAYPYKRDLNKLEFHLLDTGHFALEEEGTTIAQLMRKFLSQHTDTAR; from the coding sequence ATGAGCGTACGAAACCAGATTCGTTTTATCCTGATCCTTACCGTCAGCAGTATCAGCTTCCTGTTCCATGCGAGAGCGGCGGAACCGGACTCCTATCCGGTCAAATATCAGACCGTTCAAATCGAGGGGCTCGATATTTTCTACCGGGAAGCAGGTCCTGCAGATGCCCCCACACTGCTATTGCTCCATGGATTTCCCACCTCTTCGCATATGTTTCGTAACCTGATTCCTGCGTTATCAGACAAATATCATGTGATCGCCCCCGACTACCCGGGCTTTGGTTACAGCAGCGCCCCGCCTGTCGACAAATTTGATTACACCTTCGACAATCTGGCACGCATCATGGAAAAGTTCACCCGGCAATTACAATTAAATAAGTATTCTCTGTACCTGATGGATTATGGAGCCCCGATCGGCTTTCGCCTGGCAGTCCAACATCCTGAACGAATCGAAACACTCATCATCCAGAATGGAAACGCCTATGAGGAGGGGCTGGATAATCCTTTCTGGGAACCTGTCAAAGTTTATTGGAAAGAGCGGACTTCCACACACGGAAATCAGCTGCGTTCCCTGCTCACACTCGATGCAACCAAATGGCAGTACACAACGGGTGTGCGCGACGTCAAAGCAATCAGCCCTGATACATGGGGGCACGTGCAACCCCTGCTCGACAGACCCGGCAACCAGGAAATCCAGCTCGCACTGTTTTACAGCTATGGCAGCAATCCCCCGCTCTATCCCCAGTGGCAGGAGTATCTGCGAAAGTATCAGCCCCCCACACTGATCGTCTGGGGCAAGAACGACCAGATCTTCCCGGCTGCCGGAGCGTATCCCTACAAACGGGATCTCAACAAGCTGGAGTTCCATCTGCTCGATACAGGACATTTTGCCCTGGAAGAAGAGGGAACGACGATCGCCCAGCTGATGCGGAAGTTCCTCAGTCAACATACTGATACTGCTCGCTGA
- a CDS encoding carboxymuconolactone decarboxylase family protein, whose product MPRLTAVDPATATDPAKALLDGVQSKLGMTPNLMRTMAHSPAVLDAYLKFSGTLSTGALSAQHREQISLTVGEANHCGYCVSAHSALGKRAGLSPVQILENRAGVDSDPATAALLKFSRTIVEQRGQISDQDLQDVRDAGFTDEQLAEIAANVALNIFTNYFNNIARTEIDFPTVEPLPGGLAAANSQ is encoded by the coding sequence ATGCCACGTTTAACCGCCGTCGATCCCGCCACAGCCACCGATCCCGCCAAAGCATTATTGGACGGAGTCCAGTCCAAACTCGGAATGACTCCCAACCTGATGCGAACCATGGCCCATTCCCCCGCCGTACTGGATGCTTATCTGAAATTCAGTGGTACCCTGAGTACAGGAGCGCTTTCGGCTCAGCATCGCGAACAGATCTCGTTGACCGTCGGGGAAGCGAATCATTGTGGGTATTGTGTCTCGGCCCATTCCGCGCTCGGCAAGCGAGCCGGTCTGTCTCCGGTTCAAATCCTGGAAAACCGGGCTGGTGTCGACTCTGATCCCGCAACGGCTGCTCTGTTGAAGTTCTCCCGAACCATCGTGGAACAACGGGGACAGATTTCCGACCAGGACCTGCAGGACGTCCGCGACGCAGGGTTCACTGATGAGCAGCTCGCCGAGATCGCCGCTAATGTTGCGCTCAACATCTTTACCAATTACTTCAATAACATCGCCCGGACGGAAATCGATTTCCCAACTGTCGAACCTCTGCCCGGGGGTCTTGCAGCAGCGAATTCACAGTAA
- a CDS encoding PcfJ domain-containing protein has translation MDYLIFQRYGVSPEEYDEDSSPINEYSLKGRTFQSLLRDVNEWHRDQENKKRIPEYEWEPSGIPEFDFRDEEDGAQSGKRWVIRELLNSYELDTEGNHMNHCVGTYASSCVEGNCSIWSMQIELETGFKKAITIEVRKEPHLICEVRGKANRLPNPRERNVLRRWAETAGLKFSSYCSF, from the coding sequence GTGGATTATCTGATCTTTCAGCGATATGGAGTATCGCCAGAAGAGTACGATGAAGACTCGTCTCCCATCAATGAATATTCTCTCAAAGGCCGGACGTTTCAGTCTCTGCTGCGCGATGTCAATGAGTGGCACCGTGATCAGGAAAACAAAAAACGGATTCCCGAATATGAATGGGAACCCAGCGGAATTCCCGAGTTTGATTTTCGAGATGAAGAGGACGGGGCTCAATCTGGAAAGCGATGGGTGATTCGAGAGTTGCTTAACAGTTATGAACTCGATACAGAAGGCAATCACATGAATCACTGTGTGGGGACCTATGCTTCCTCTTGTGTGGAAGGCAATTGTTCGATCTGGTCGATGCAGATTGAACTCGAGACGGGATTTAAAAAGGCGATTACGATCGAAGTCAGAAAAGAGCCACATCTGATCTGTGAGGTGCGTGGGAAAGCAAACCGCCTGCCGAATCCAAGAGAGCGGAACGTCTTGCGACGCTGGGCGGAGACAGCGGGGCTTAAGTTTTCGAGTTATTGTTCTTTCTGA
- a CDS encoding DUF805 domain-containing protein, whose product MNWYLKALKNFATLDGRARRLEYWMFTLFDMIFTVLSFVIGAVLGRVLNLDEAMGGIGLGLALCLLYMLVVLMPKLSVTVRRLHDTDRSALWLLVFLIPGIGPLVMFIMMILEGTAGPNQYGPDPKATAEPAV is encoded by the coding sequence ATGAACTGGTATCTGAAAGCACTAAAGAATTTTGCCACTCTCGATGGCCGTGCCCGTCGGCTGGAATACTGGATGTTTACCCTGTTCGACATGATCTTCACAGTCCTGTCCTTTGTCATCGGTGCCGTGCTGGGGCGCGTTTTGAACCTTGATGAAGCCATGGGGGGCATCGGCCTGGGCCTGGCACTCTGCCTGCTTTATATGCTGGTTGTGCTCATGCCCAAGCTCTCGGTCACGGTCCGACGCCTGCACGATACCGACCGCAGCGCACTCTGGCTGCTGGTCTTTCTGATCCCCGGCATCGGCCCGCTCGTCATGTTTATCATGATGATTCTGGAAGGAACCGCCGGTCCTAACCAGTATGGCCCCGATCCCAAAGCGACCGCCGAACCTGCCGTCTGA